One segment of Pan paniscus chromosome 20, NHGRI_mPanPan1-v2.0_pri, whole genome shotgun sequence DNA contains the following:
- the LOC129394665 gene encoding putative methyl-CpG-binding domain protein 3-like 3 translates to MMPWALQKKREIHMAKAHRRRAARSALPMRLTSCIFQRPVTRIRSHPDNQVRRRKGDEHLEKPQQLCAYRRLQALQPCSSQGEGSSPLHLESVLSILAAGTASESLDRAGAERVHSPLEPTPGQFPAVAGGPTPGMGCQLPPPLSGQLVTPADIRRQARRVKKARERLAKALQADRLARQAEMLTCR, encoded by the coding sequence ATGATGCCCTGGGCTTTACAGAAGAAACGAGAAATCCACATGGCCAAGGCCCATCGGAGACGAGCTGCGAGGTCTGCTCTCCCCATGAGACTCACCAGCTGCATCTTCCAGAGGCCGGTGACGAGGATCAGGTCTCATCCTGACAACCAGGTCAGACGCAGAAAAGGGGATGAGCACCTGGAGAAGCCGCAGCAACTCTGCGCCTACCGGAGACTGCAGGCCCTGCAGCCCTGCAGCAGCCAAGGAGAAGGTTCAAGTCCACTGCATTTGGAGAGCGTCTTAAGTATCCTTGCAGCGGGGACGGCCAGTGAATCTCTGGACAGAGCTGGTGCTGAGCGTGTCCACAGCCCGCTTGAGCCCACCCCTGGGCAGTTTCCAGCTGTGGCAGGGGGGCCAACCCCAGGAATGGGTTGTCAGCTCCCACCGCCCCTCTCTGGCCAATTGGTGACTCCTGCAGATATCCGGAGACAGGCCAGGAGGGTGAAGAAAGCCAGGGAGAGACTGGCCAAGGCCTTGCAGGCAGACAggctggccaggcaggcagaAATGCTGACATGTAGATGA